The segment ttatctaaacaTCCAGTAACTGATTTTGGCAAAATGATCATTCAGTTTCAAAAATCTCAGCGTCAGTAGCAAGTCTACTGAAACGCATGTGTTACACTCTTCATCGAAAAAGGGATGTCGGGGATTACCTTAGttgaaaatttgtcaaaaatcaAATGTGGATACGCCTCAGACATCGTTCCCATAGATTTCTTGTCCTTAATATCATGTCTAGTCACCTGTATGAAAATAGTAGATGAGGACATTATCTTACAACTCACATAGACAGCAGAAGACTTCTGCGCTTAACAGGGTAAGAGTAAGACCACATACCACATTGAGCAATCCAAAGTAAGCAGTTGGACCAAAAGGCAGATGACTAATGACAATACCATCAGGCACACCACGATTCTCATGGACCAAAATTACATCTGTAAAATCATGAGATCGGCAGGTTTCAATTATTTCTGATATCacctggaaaaaaaaattaaaagtttaaagaAATGAGTAAAATACAAACTTATGATAAACAAATACTTAAACATAATTGTGAAACCGTAAATATCTTGAAGTTATGCTGCTTGGACTCTCCAAATAAGGAGTCCACACCGTGTCGGATGATTTAAAAATGCACTAAATTTGGAAGATCCGACATGCACCAAGATGATATTTTGAAGAAATCAAACAACATAGAATTTAAGAACTAATAGCTTGTTGCAAGCACATAAATGTTAACAAGTGCTTAAGACAAATCATTTTCCTTGCAAAAACAAGGGGTCTAAGAGTCAAAGAATCAAGagttcttttcattaaaaaagtaaatatgagACATCCATGGCCATCTGttctcttctttttatattCAACTAATTTTTTCTGGATAGTTTGcagaagtgtatatataagAGCCTGACACATTATTCTAGTATTTACTCTCTGTGTTCCAGTATACATGTAAGACACAAAAATGTACATATACACAAGTTTAAACTGTAATTTAAACAGATGGAACACCTCTTCCTATTCCGACAAGAAGTTAGAGACAACAGTTCCAGTTCTAATTATGAATCATTCAAGCTGTAAGCTCCCAATGCCATCTCTACTAGCTCATAATAATAGAAGtattaaacaagaaaagaatTCCCATTAGCAGACCAACCTGACCACCACGATTCATCCGCTGAGCATTAGGGAACACAATTTTCAACTCCTGTGCCCATACAAACAacatggaaaaagaaaagaatacaTGAGAAATGtctaattgaaaaaatataatgactTCTAAAAGAAAGAGTGAGAATGGAATAGTGGACTACGTAATATAATAACAGTACAATTTAAGGGTACACCAACCTTGACAAACTGAGTAAGAGGAGCACTAGGATTTCTTGAAGTGGTAAGCAAAATTTTGGGATCTTTTTCAGGTGCATTAGCATATTCATCATCAATAGTTGATCGAGGTACTGCATCACCATCATTGAAAATAGACAAAAGCCTTGTTATAGCAAAAACATAGCACGTACAACTAAAACTCTATGAATTCAGCTAGCCAACATTTCAACAAACTACTGTGTTCTACTTGTACGTGCATAGTCTACAATTCCCATCAGTGAATTATTGACAAAAGATTAAACAGAGAGAGAGATGTTGTCATAGAAAAGGCATGATGAAGATACAAGCATTAAAGAGAGTTGTAAAGATTTACAGCATCCAATAATTTCTAGTTTATCAAGGGTTTCATATCCTTCCATTATCTTGTTTAAACGTTTACCCTCTTTGCTTCTCTCTTCCTTGTCACATTCCATAAGAATTAACCCACAAAGAGAATAGACATGAGCGAGAGTTTGAGATTCTGTTATCTGTTCTATCGTGCTTCCAATATTGAGATAATGGTTATGCAACTTACAAGATTAAAAAGCTTCTACCCTATTGGACAATGATCGAGCAATCTTAGATATGAGATGAGAACTTAAGATTATGTTATTTGTAAATGTAACTTAAGGCTCACATCAAATTGAGAACCTCCTACCTTTTCCACTCATTGGGATCCATCTTTCTATCCCCCAAGGAAATAGTTATGGTGTTTTCTCTCCTTCTCTTGCCATGTCACTGTAGATTAAATATGATCAAGCAATTTATATTAGTTCATGACTTCATGTGATTCCTACTTAACTCAAGAGAAGTACTCCGAACTGTATTTCTACAGtgttatatttttgttctttggACATTTGCCTCCTGATTATGAATACCCACTATCTAAACTTCTACACTGATCAGTAGTCTTGTCTCTTAACAAACATATATGTAGAATGATATGCACAGATGCAATCACAGACGCACATATATAACGATTACTTCTCGTATATCATTATATAGGCCAGATTGAGCTTTTCTCACATGTTCCTGTGCTGAAGAACTCCGTAGAACACCTAAGCcgtaaaaattttaattttttgtgttgTATGGCTTCACTCTCTGCTATGGTTTAACTTGAACTACCCCATGTTCACATACTCCCAAAAATGGATAGTGTACTTGAAAGGTGTAAGTTTCACAGGATTACAAAACTAACATTCCTCTCTCATCAATTTACCAATTTGTTATCTCTATCATTGACTAAATACAGCTGAATTCGATGAAATACAGCTGAATTCGATAAAACACAGCTCAATTCGACGAAATACAGCTCAATTCGATAAAATACAGCTCAATTCGACCATATACAGCTCAATTCGATAAAATACAGCTCAACTTGAATCATAATAATCAAgttaattctcaaaatttagaaattatatacataCCAGCAGTAATTTCATCTTCAAGGTCAATTTCTTTACGGAGAGCAGCTTCTTCGTTCCTGAGCTCAGTTGGAATCGGTTTTCCCTCTGAAAAATAcccaaaatcatcaaaaaaaaaagcaaataatTTAACAAATGAAAACTGACCTTCTAAAGCTTCTCTGATTTTGCGTTTCTTCTCATATAGCAAACGCTCCTTCCCTTCTAAGCTTTTCCTGTATAGGTACTCTCTTCGCAATCGAATGTTCCTTCTATGCATGGTGGCTTCACAAACGTCGTCGTTTTCGAGGTGTTTTCTGGTTTTAGGGTTTAAGAGAATTttggggaagaagaagaaagagagggTTTTGtgagaagaaaacaataaaatggGCTTTTATAAATGGGCCTCACTTTTACTGTGATATATTAGTTTTTTTGGGGAACTTTCAAATATAGCCACTAAAAATAGTCTAATTATcctccatagctatagtttgataattataatttgtgaCTACATGTTATAGAGAGTAGAGAGGCGAGAAATACTGGTAGAGAAgagagaagcgagcgagagagggcaaagagtgggagagaggtgaatcgtatatgtatatcggttagataattgtatgttaTACATATGTACTTGTACATATGCCAAGAGAGATTCAGAGAGAGGCGAGCGCGATtggaagagggaggagagaggcgagcgacattgggagagatccGAGCGAGAGAGGTCACGGAGGGGAAGAGATGTgagttgtatatgtatatcgattagataattgtatatattatatatatgtatttgtatatcctgacaaattatacatatacttaTGTCGCTAATTATATAAACTTGAAGTCAacccacataattaatgtataatgttagtcgcgagtggcaattatagcaaactatagctaaaataagtaattaagtaGCATAAGTTTGGTTATAAACCGCataattttcccttaatttttacCCATCGAGATAAATACTTTTTTGCGGAGTATAAGTTTAtatactcatatcataatattttattaatttttatcccGCACCTTTAAAAGACATATGACTCGATATATACATGTTCAATTTCTAGGGATAGATCGTGCGATTAAATAAGGAAAAACTACATAATTAGACATACTTCAATAccctatattttattattaaatataatttcaaaacatTATATATCTTACAACTAATTAAGAGCTCCCTGTGAGGAAGAAACACTTAAATATATGTACTTCTTGCAACTAGATACACTAGGGAAAGAGCAAGATGGGAAGGGATGCGAGTGAAATCCGATATGTATATCATATACATGTAAATCACACTATATACACAttaaatacatgtatttttatGTACTTGGAATATCATATACACAGGAAAGTGATGAGCGTGATTTATTATGTATTCCTACACAATCCACTTGTATATAATGAATCTACAACAAATCACACCTAATTTTGACCCTCGTGTATCacgagatacatgtatctggaTATATCTGGATGCACCAAAATCCGATAAGATACATAGTATTGTAAACTAGAttgtatttaagtaattaattcataaaaatgaaatttatgtaattttcccaTTAAATAACTTGGTTGATGAACCTTACTTTGGATTGGGCTTCTCTATATATAAGTTGGCCAAGGTATTGGGCTTATTCTATTTGTAATGTGTAATTGGTCCGAAAAGGGTGTGCACAAATAGCCACTTAGAGGATAATTAGCCACTACAATATCAATTCAAACCTAAGGGATTAAATACATAAGCTTAAATATTATTGATCTTTGTCTACTAATATTTTCCGTTCTATTTTTATGTTGtggacaaaatttatacatgtaACGAATAAATACATAGCTTAAATATTTCtcttataatttaatttgagttaactcttaaaaaattgaaacgTGATAAAATTTCAGACGGTGAAAATACACTACACTAAAAGTGGTGTTAATAATGTGTACTAGAAAAGGACAGGAGTAACTCATTGAGTGAAGTTTATTGAGGAATTTAAGATATAATAATgaagattttaaaaaagttattaaagTTATAAAGGtgattaaattcataaataaaaaaaaaaactcattaactAAAAAAGAAACCCAAAGTGCATATAGATTTAGCAATAATGATTGTGTTTAAAATATTCCATAAAGGCTTCATATAGAAGTTTCAAAACCCAataattcattatctttatcatcttttagaaattaaagaatttaaaaagaGGTTTTGCTTGATTTCCAAATTAATTGGGATCCACTAACCATGTATTAGCAATTTTATATTTagacaaatatttaataatatttttccttttttatattcCATTTGGAATTGGTACAAAACAagattaattaatgaattaaataaatcaaaagattCATATAATTGCAAATGTTCAATCAAACATAAAGGCAACAAGAAATTATAATCTAAATGCTTATCATGAATATTTCCTAAcaaattatttccaaaactaaTGCACCTCAAATATTCaaaggaaaattgtatataatgggaaactaataaatcaaattaattattataattatctttgatttaattgtttccagtagcaaactgtttgtcaatcacctctctccctcaagctctcgctcgccactctcctctctTGCTCCACCTCTCGCTCGCTTGCtttcacttttatacaaacacaagtgtataaaatctgtttctatttgtataaagcgagagaaaattgtataaatacatacatttttgtttccctctcccagatctcgctcgccactctccctaatCTCGTTTTCCACCCTTacctctctcgcttatacaaacagaaacgaaatgtataaattgtgtttctgtttgtataaagcgagagaaaattgtatatacacatgcaaatacatatattttcgtcctatacacttaattatacaacaAAAGTACTTCTCTGCTCAGTTTCTTTtgcctctctctttctcgttttatataaattcaaattgtatataatttctctctttctcgttttatacaattcaattcaattatgtattccctgcccaagtctcttttgcctttatctctttctcattttttatagaaattatataatcgttctatacacttatagttatacaatttgttttatacacttcgttttatataattttctgccccaagtctctttctctttctcattttatacaattcgcttcaattgtatatgtatagtgaattatacatttatatgtttgTAACGGAGTGCAATTATGcgaactttgctataacatataaatatgaattttatgtttgctatatatgaaagttgccCAATATCCAATACAActcaacaaataataaaattagagTAATGGTGAAGGTGATTCAAAAATGATCAAGATTTAAACTTTAGTATATATCCTTTTTCTTATAACAAAAGttgtttttcatatatatatatatatatatatatatatatatatattatcctttcgaatttaaatcaaaatataggAATGATTTTGTCCTTGAATTCACATAGTAGTCGAACCAATTAgccaaacaaataaaaattaggacagataaattttgtttatttaaatagtaaaatttgtagataattttatttagtaataaattattataaacttTTGTTAGCTACaaataatttaactataaaaGTTGTTGCTAAATTTTGTGTTTAACAATAGATAAATGTacatgacttttttttaaaaaaaaaaattatctgaatgttcatattaaatcaatgtaattttcattattacatgatttaataaagtaaaattaacTATATATTTAAACACATGACATGTATGTATTGACTTAGTATAAATATTCGATTCAAATAAATTGTacccttttctttttccatctGATACTCAATATCTACATTGAAGCTTGATTATTTTAGATTTACgctatataaaatttattcgaGAAAAATTCTTCTtactaaaagaaaattttacacCTAAAACTCAAACTCGAAAACTTACTCAATTGAAAAAGTTTATACAATTATGCTTACCATGTGTCCCACGTGCTTCCATTTTCACCAcacaattaatttaaaatataattaaggaagAAAGTCTTAccatcttattattttttttttattattttagtctatttattttataaatacttctttttattttcaacaaTTCGGTTAAACCATTTTTGAATttcatcatattatatttaaaattataaaattagactatatttcatatatttttaatttaagattatacgatttaattatataattaatatataatggaTAAAAGGTTGTTAAAAGACACCAATAAAAGGTGCTTTAGATGAAAGTTCATTTTTGAGATAAGAAAAGGTTAAAAGTTAGTAACTTTTAGGTGTTTATTAAAAGGGCTGTCCACTTTCTACATTAATACTTTTTAGagttttattcattaattagtTGTTATTTATGTTTGGTGGAGGATCTTCTTTACTTCCTTGGTTAGTTTTCTCTTTTatacttttgagtgaaaaaatgttaaaagattCCAAACACTAGCTACCACATGTCAATAAAACTAATGTATACATTTTTATTGGAGTAGGATGACATTTTCATTTTCACGATTCAAATTCATAACACATATAATCTGTTTTaagttttcatatattttttttatgaatttgtttGTTGAGCTATATTGTTGTCGAAATCCAAAGTGCAGTGTGTATTATGTCAATTTATGTTATTGTCTTATAAAGTTCTTCGCTCTCCTCTATAAGATTTATCTAAAATATCGCATTCACCCCTTCTTTAGAAGCTTAGAACTGAATAGAGCCGTCAATATAAGCTAAACATGTTGGGCCGGTCTGACTTAATCGAGATTTAATAGGGTTGGGCTACGATTTTTGAAGCCCATTTGAGAAAAGGGCTTTTTAGCTCGGTCTGAATAAGTCTGCTGATTTGAGAGACTTGATAAATATCGGTAGGACCGGCCCGTggaccaataaaaattaattaaaaaatataatacaatattaaattttaaaattaaagagagtccaaactcaaaacaattaggttaatatttctatttagatatttttacttttacttgaaaaaaaaaacttaataaatattataaagataattttatttgtagattTGATTAAAAAGTAGTAATATTAACttcatgtaatattgttttgtcgatatttatgataatatttttaaattataatttataatttaatttaataattcaatattatttttttaaaaaatggactGGTCCAGCAAGCCTGTAGTCCACGTACTTATGGGTTGGGCCAGCCGTTTATTGGCCACACTCAAAATGGGCTAGCCCGTCCTGGACCGTAAAATATTGAAACTTGTATGAATTAATCCGGATGGGATGGACTAGCCTATATTGACAACTCTAAAATTGCTAAAGTTTATATATACATTGAgatattaacataaatataaatgtattGCTAGTTAAATTCAAACGtcttaatattatataaatatatttctttaattttttattcaaaagatTTGATTCTTGTTGAAACTCTAGAGCTTTTCAAAAGTTTGGACAATTTCCACACTTATTATATTACACATAAGTTTagttttcaatttaattatttaaagtgATAAAGATATAATCACTTTTAATTATTCCAAAGTTGAATTAAAGAACTTCATTAAGgtttaattaaaagaaagagATACTTATCAATGTTCTTCatatcattttacttttatttttctcttcaactttttcattataagatcaacttttaattttattctaatcatataaattaagattttttgttctaattttttGGAATAACCCATTTTTATTCTTCTAAAAGTTTTTACATTATGCTTTTTGAAGATAAGAATGTTGGGTTTGACAAAaatcaaagtgaaaaaaaatatatatattttctccaaaaacatatataacatgaaaagtagtgcttatttttttttttcacacaATGTTTGATATCCACAATAAAATTCAATCAATTCAGATACATATTCTGCAGggctcattttattttatttttccatcaAGGGACAACgcttacaataatttttttttatgattttcttattacaaaaaaaattaataatttttatacaataaaataaaagttgaattattatttttaattaaattaactatatttttctaaaatatttttttaaagtcttTTCCCTATTATGGATTCATGTAAAGAGAAAGGAGTAGAAACCAACTTTATTATAACACAATTTTTCTCTCTGACATTTGTTGATTTTACAGACCAAAAGcaaaagttattattttcacctttgcctttttcctttttatttgttcaaaatttcatgttttttttctttaattttttatgttgattttctTACTTAATAGGAGTCTAAATAAGAAAGCTAGGACACAATAATTATGTTCTTGTAAGATTCTAAATGTAGTCCTTTATCTTTATAGGTTTTAGCAACTTTATTTGGGATTAAACAAGGCTTTTCTTgcaataaagaaatatttaggtcttcttttaatatatatttttttaaaaaaacccttttaatatatatatatatatatataacgatGAACACACAAAGTAAGGTGTAAATTAATGACACAAGGGAAAGATAAATAGCTATAATAGAGACGTGAAAAGATAGAAATATCCTTTACAACAATGAAGCAGGTATGCTGAAACAAGCCTTTTCTAATATAagagaaatatatttatatatatacatacaccataactttaagtattttatttaattcttaacgacatgattttttttataactctACAAATACCATAGTATACTAGATATCTAAATAGTGAAAAGATAGAAAGAAAAATGACAaggataaaggaaaaaaatttcatcacatAATCATGATACATAAggtgtttaatttattatccTTACATTTCTTGATTTCTAaacataatacatttatcaacACTTTCAATAAGTCTAATATCATCAACACTAATTTCATGATCACCATGGTCAATTGAGATGTTTAAATCCAAAGAAACACAATTAGGACTAATACTTTTCATTTCCTCATTGTCTAATCCATCACCAATAGGAGACACACCTCTTGATGACCTAGAACTAATAAAGCTCTCATGATCAcaacttaaaatgataattGCATCACTTAAACTCACCTCTTCACCACTTGAATTTGTAATTTTACCTCTTTCAATTGCCTTCTTGATCCCCCTTTGAGAACAATAGTCCATTTGTTCTACATCCTCTATGAAGAAAACGCGATGTGGATTTGAACACAATGCTTGTATGAATCTCTCAATGTAGCTACAACTTTGTTCATCTCGTGATCTTTTGTAATAATCTAACTTCATGGAAGAAAAACTACTCGAAGCAATCGAGATGAATCTTGAGTAAGAACCAAACACAACCCTAGCCAATTCCCTAgcaattttttcttttgcttgAACATCATGACCTTGGAAAAATAACCaagtttcttctttggcttcaccatttgatctttttatcatTCTTGACCTACATTCCAATATTGTCCTTGAAATTTCTTTGATAGCCTCTTTTTGCCATGACACTTTCTCCTCTAATGCATTGGAAAGAATGTTCAAGTTTTCCAAATTGAACTCCTTAAACATTGAAATGTTGTATTCCATCTCCatgatttgatcaattgagGAAGTGGAATTTGAAGAAAACGCGTTCCTAGGGTTGTCACTATCACTATGCTCAGGAATGTAGATTCTCAAACTTGGTTCGCGTGTAGTAGTATCATTTCCCCCTCTCCATGTTTGTTCTTCTTGATCAAGAAATGGTGAGTTGATTATTGAAGAAGGTGATGTTGAAGTAGGAAAGGTTAAACTTCTTTCAAATGTCTTGGTTTTTTTATGAGACGAGTTGCATATTGAATTCCACTTCTTCCAGAGTTGTTCAACTGAAACACCCTTCTGAacgaaaaacaaaaatatcaagtCAAGTTTACAATGTggggtttgggggggggggggtataaGATAAATCAAGATTTG is part of the Solanum lycopersicum chromosome 1, SLM_r2.1 genome and harbors:
- the LOC101261441 gene encoding uncharacterized protein, translated to MHRRNIRLRREYLYRKSLEGKERLLYEKKRKIREALEEGKPIPTELRNEEAALRKEIDLEDEITAVPRSTIDDEYANAPEKDPKILLTTSRNPSAPLTQFVKELKIVFPNAQRMNRGGQVISEIIETCRSHDFTDVILVHENRGVPDGIVISHLPFGPTAYFGLLNVVTRHDIKDKKSMGTMSEAYPHLIFDKFSTKLGERTVNILKHLFPVPKPDTKRILTFANQSDYISFRHHVYEKHGGPKSIELKEVGPRFELRLYQIKLGTMDQDEAQIEWVIKPYMNTSKKRTLLGD